The Prodigiosinella aquatilis region AAAGGACAGGCGTTGTTTAAAGCGGGTGATGAACTGAAGTCGCTGTACGCCATTCGTTCCGGCACCATAAAAAGCTATACAATTACTGAACAAGGTGACGAACAGATCACCGGCTTTCATTTGGCCGGTGATCTGGTGGGGTTTGACGCGATTGGTAGTGCCCTGCACCCCAGTTTTGCGCAGGCTCTGGAAACGTCTATGGTTTGTGAGATCCCCTTCGAAACACTTGATGACCTTTCCGGTAAAATGCCCAATCTGCGTCAGCAGATAATGCGCTTGATGAGCGGTGAAATCCGAGGCGATCAAGACATGATACTGTTGTTGTCAAAGAAAAATGCCGAGGAACGTCTGGCGGCATTTGTCTATAACCTCTCGCGTCGTTTTGCCCAACGCGGTTTCTCTCCGCGCGAGTTTCGTCTCACCATGACCCGTGGCGATATTGGCAACTATCTGGGACTGACAGTAGAAACTATCAGTCGGTTGCTGGGCCGTTTCCAGAAAAGCGGCATGCTAGCGGTGAAAGGGAAATATATCACTATTGAAAACAATGAGACACTGGCCGAGCTGGCGGGTGCTGCTAAAACTAACGCCTAACCTATTGCTGGATCAATGATTTTTCTGAATTATTGATCCAGCGCTCATCATCAGTTGTTCAAAGCGATTTCATTGAGGTACTCTTAATTTACTGGCTGTGGATTGACAGTCGTTAGGAGGACCCTATGGCGAAGTATCAGAACCTACTGGTAGCTATTGACCCTGATCAAGATGACCAACCAGCGTTACGTCGCGCTGTTTACCTGATTCAACGGCTTGGCGGCCGTATCAAGGCGTTCCTGCCTATTTACGACTTTTCTTACGAAATGACCACCCTGCTCTCACCAGATGAACGAACAGAGATGCGACAGGGCGTCATCGCTCAACGTATTGAATGGATTGCAGAACAATGCAAACACTATATTGATGCAGGCGTTTCTATTGATATTAAAGTGGTCTGGCACAATAAACCCTTTGAAGCCATCATTCAGGAAGTCATTACCGGGAAGCATGATCTATTGCTCAAAATGGCTCACCAGCATGACAGGCTGGAAGCCGTTATCTTTACACCTACCGACTGGCAACTGTTGCGTAAATGTCCTTGCCCGGTATGGATGGTAAAAGATCAGCCCTGGCCGGAAGGCGGACGCGCTTTAGTTGCTGTCAATCTGGCGAGTGAAGACCCTTATCACGACCCACTTAATGTAAAACTGGTTACCGAAACATTGGAATTGGCCAAGCAGGTGAACCAAACAGAAGTCCATCTTGTTGGTGCCTATCCGGTAACCCCCATCAATATTGCCATTGAACTGCCTGATTTTGACCCCAGTGTCTACAATGATGCCATTCGTGGACAACATTTGATTGCCATGAAAGCACTGCGTCAGAAATTTAATCTGGATGAACGACTAACCCATGTTGAAAAAGGGCTACCAGAGGAAGTCATTCCTGATCTAGCGGAACACTTACAGGCTGGGGTGGTGGTGTTGGGTTCTCTGGGTCGTACAGGACTGTCCGCCGCCTTCATCGGTAACACTGTCGAGCATGTTATTGATCACCTGAAATGCGATTTGCTGGCGATAAAACCCGAGGATTTCGTTTCTCCAATCGTTCAGGGAAACGATAACGAGGATAAAACAGAGTAAAATTCCGATCTCATACCTGGGTTTATTGACAATCAGGGGGGTAATCTCCCCTGATTGTGCACCCTTCAA contains the following coding sequences:
- the fnr gene encoding fumarate/nitrate reduction transcriptional regulator Fnr, encoding MIPEKRIIRRIQSGGCAIHCQDCSISQLCIPFTLNEHELGQLDNIIERKKPIQKGQALFKAGDELKSLYAIRSGTIKSYTITEQGDEQITGFHLAGDLVGFDAIGSALHPSFAQALETSMVCEIPFETLDDLSGKMPNLRQQIMRLMSGEIRGDQDMILLLSKKNAEERLAAFVYNLSRRFAQRGFSPREFRLTMTRGDIGNYLGLTVETISRLLGRFQKSGMLAVKGKYITIENNETLAELAGAAKTNA
- the uspE gene encoding universal stress protein UspE, which encodes MAKYQNLLVAIDPDQDDQPALRRAVYLIQRLGGRIKAFLPIYDFSYEMTTLLSPDERTEMRQGVIAQRIEWIAEQCKHYIDAGVSIDIKVVWHNKPFEAIIQEVITGKHDLLLKMAHQHDRLEAVIFTPTDWQLLRKCPCPVWMVKDQPWPEGGRALVAVNLASEDPYHDPLNVKLVTETLELAKQVNQTEVHLVGAYPVTPINIAIELPDFDPSVYNDAIRGQHLIAMKALRQKFNLDERLTHVEKGLPEEVIPDLAEHLQAGVVVLGSLGRTGLSAAFIGNTVEHVIDHLKCDLLAIKPEDFVSPIVQGNDNEDKTE